In Anaerobranca californiensis DSM 14826, the genomic window CCGATTATGGTGTTGTTACAGGAAAGCCCTTAACTTTAGGGGGATCTAAAGGGAGAAATGAAGCTACAGCGAGGGGTTGTTTTATCACTATCAGAGAAGCATTAAAAAAATTGGCAATACCGATGTCAGAAGCTAAAATAGTAATTCAAGGTTTTGGCAATGCAGGATACTATTTGGCAGAATTGATGTATAATGCCGGGGCAAAAATCATTGGAGTAAGTGACAGTAAAGGTGGAATTTATAATAAAGATGGACTAGATCCCGTAGCTTTATTAGGAATAAAAAAAGAAAAAGGTTCAGTAATTTACGGAAATGGCCAACAATTGACCAATGAAGAATTGTTAGAGTTAGAATGTGATGTCTTAATTCCTGCGGCATTGGAAAATGTCATTACAGAAATAAATGGAGGAAATATTAAAGGGAAAATTGTGGCAGAAGCTGCTAATGGACCTACTACAATTAAAGGTGATGAAATACTTCATCAAAGAAAAATATTAGTAATACCTGATATTTTAGCTAGTGCAGGGGGAGTAACAGTTTCCTATTTTGAATGGGTACAAAATAATATGAATTATTATTGGGATGAAGAAGAAGTTAATAGTAAATTAGAAAAAATAATGGTAGATGCCTTTGAAAAAGTTTATTTTATGCATTTAAACAAAGGGGTTTCTATGAGGGATGCTGCATATATGGTGGCATTAGAGCGGATCATAGAAGGCTTAAAATACAGGGGAATATAATATAATAAAAAAATTTTAAATAAAAGCAGGAATCTGTCAAAAAAGGTTGAAAATTAATACCAAGTTTTGCGACAGCCTGTTTTAACTGACCTTAGGAAACTAAGGTCAAAATTTTTAAAGGGGGGATTTATGTGTTAAAAAATCAAAAAGGTTTTACTTTATTAGAAGTTCTACTAGTGATAACCCTTGTAGGAGTAATTTTAGCTATAACAGTACCTAATGTTGGCATTGGTTCAAAGAAAGCAAATGATGAACTCTGCTCAAGTGGCAAATTGATCATTGAAGCAGCTATCGAACAGTATAAACTGGTGGAAAAGGTAAGTGATTTTAATCCAGATTTGCAAGGAGAAGAAGATTTTATCGATCACTTAATAGAAAAAGGCTATCTAAAAAACAGAATAAGTTGTCCTAATGGTGGAACTTATTCTTATACAGGTGGTAAAGTACAGTGTAGTGTATGTGGCGAAAATGATTGATGGATTGAAGTGACCTTTTATTGGGTCACTTTTTGTATTATATTTTTTAAAATCTTATTGTAGAAATCCTTTTAGAACTGCTATAATTAAAATTGCAGTCTTAATAAAGGGTGATTATATGCTGAGAAAATTTTTGGGGAAAACTAAAGACCTTTGGAAAAAAGTAAATAACATAAAGGATACTCCCCATGCCATTGGTTTAGGGGCAGCGGTAGGGTTAGGTTGGAACTTTATTCCTTCCTTAGGAATAGGGCCTTTTGTCTCTGTTTTTACGGCAAAATTGTTTAGAGGAAGTGGGATAGCGGCCATAACGGTAAATTTAGGTACTGGAATTTTTATTCCAATCCTTTATTCACTGAACATGGTAACAGGGAGGTTTTTGTTAGGCCGTTGGTTTACTGCACCGGAAATTGAAAAACAAATCCAAGATTCTATTCAAGAAACCATAGATAATATTGAAATAATCAAAGAAACACCTTCTAGATTTTTCAGTTTAAGTAAAGTTACGGAATTTGGTTTTGAATTTTTCCTAGGTGGTTTATTAAACGCAGTAATTTTTGGTGTAATACTTTATGGATTAATCTGGTTACCTAGGTTTGTTAAACAAAAATGTTTTTATAAAAAAGTAGTTAAGGACTAGGATTTTTCCCCTAGTCCTTAATCTTTAACTGGCTTTTTTCTTTAATTTAAGTACAACTAATGCTCCAGTTAATGCTCCAATACCTATAACAGGTAATGTTAAGTTTTTAGCATTCCTTTCACTAACCCTTTCCCCTGTTGCCACTAAATCAATTTCAATACCACCATCTTTACCGGTAATTTTAACTTTTTCATCAGGTGCTTGTTTTTCATCATCACTACTTGTTGGAGCATCGACATCATTTGCCCCTTTTAAAGTAGTAATGGTAAATATAGGGTTATCTTTGTTAGCTTTTTCTTCTTCAGCGACTATTTCGTTGAATTTTTCTTCAGAAATTATCACTTCCCTTTCCATATCGAGGTACACCACTATTTTTTCATTTTCAGTGATGAAAAACATGACATAAACTTCTTTTTCTAAATGGTAAAACTCCTTAATCCAACCCTCAATAAACTGCATATCTTTTCCATATTCTTCTTGGACAATGGTAAGGTATCTAGCTTCAGTTTCTGAATCTACTACCCTTAACATGGCGAATACTGAAGTGGAAAGGATCATCAAAAATAACTTTTTTCCTTTAGTTGCTTGTTAGACGAAAGGAAAAGTAAAAAGGTTTCCTTTCTTTGCATAATTTTGTTATCTAATTAATAATAATTTAATGGAAATTTCGAATAGCGAAAGGATTTTCCGTAATTTTGTCGAATTAGGTATAAAAAAGGAGGTTGGTAAAATGTTAGCGATTGTCAATGGAAAAATTTATACTATGGCAGGGGAAGTATTAGAAAAGGGCACTATTTTAGTGGAAGGAACTAAAATTAAAGGGATAGGAACAGATTTAGAAATTCCCAAAGAAGCTAAGATAATAGATGCCGCTGGAAAAGTGATTATGCCAGGAATAATTGATGCCCATTCTCACATTGGAATTTTTGAAGAAGGAATGGGTTTTGAAGGGGCTGATGGAAATGAAATGACTAATCCATCAACACCCCATTTAAGGGCAATAGATGCGATAAATCCTATGGATAGTGCCTTTGTAGATGCCTATAAAGGAGGGATAACCACTGTAGTATCAGGGCCGGGAAGTGCCAATGTCATCGGTGGTTTAGCCTTAGCTATGAAAACATATGGGAAAATCATTGATGAAATGGTTATTCTCAATCCTTCTGGTTTAAAATGTGCCTTTGGTGAAAATCCTAAAAGGGTATACAATGCTCAAAAGAAAATGCCTACAACCCGTATGGGTACCGCTGCTATTATGAGGGAAGAATTGATTAAAGCTCAAAACTACTTAAAAAAATTGGAAAAGGGAGAAAAAGATGAAGATAAAGCCCCAGAGAGGGATTTAAAAATGGAAAGTTTAGTCAAGGTATTGAAAAAAGAAATACCTTTAAGGGCCCACGCCCATAGAGCAGATGATATTGTCACTGCCTTAAGAATTGCAGAGGAGTTTGATGTGAATATAACCATTGAACACTGTACAGAAGGCCATTTGATTGCCGATTACTTAGGGAAAAAAGGTGTATCTGTAATTATTGGCCCGACATTAACAGCTAAACCAAAGATAGAATTACAGAATTTGACCTTTGAAACAGGAAGGGTACTCTATGAAGCTGGAGTTAAATTTGCAATTATGACAGATCATCCTGTAATTCCTCAACAGTATCTACCCATCTGTGCTGCTTTAGCCCATAAAGATGGTTTGCCAGAAGAAGAAGCTTTAAAAGCCATTACCATAAATGCAGCAGAAATTATTGGGGTAGCTGACAGGGTAGGTAGTTTAGAAGTAGGGAAAGATGCTGATATCATTATTTTAAGTGGTCATTTATTTGACTATAAAACAGTGGTGGAAAAAACCATTATTAACGGAGAGATTGTTTATGAACGCTAGAAAAAAAGCCTTAGTCAATGGACTTTTATATACCGTTAAAGATCGGGAACCTTTTTATGGTAATTTATTGATAGAAGGGGATAAAATAGCAGATATTGGAAATTTTCCCGTTCCAGAAGATTGTGATGTTTACGATTTAGAGGGAGCTTTAGTTTTCCCAGGATTTATAGATCCCCATACCCACCTAGGTATTTATGAACAGGGAATGGGTTTTGAGGGTGCCGATGGAAATGAATTAACTTCACCCAACACGGCAAATCTCTTTGCATTAGATGCTATAAATCCCAGTGATAGCGGTTTTAATGATGCTATAAAAGCAGGTATTACTACATCCTTTATAATTCCAGGAAGTGGAAATGTCATTGGGGGAGTAGGGGTAGTTGTAAAAAATTGGTCGGAAGATATTATACTAGAGTCTAGGGTCGTGAAAAATTATGCCGGTTTAAAAGCAGCTTTAGGAGAAAATCCTAAAAGGGTATATAGTAGTAAAAAAATGTGTCCTTCTACCCGTATGGGAACTGCAGCTACTTTACGGGAAGCCTTTGTAGAAGCTTTGAATTATCAGAGAAAACTGGAAAAAGGAAAAAAAGAC contains:
- a CDS encoding Glu/Leu/Phe/Val family dehydrogenase, with product MKDNVFQTAQQQIKSACEKLGVEPKFYEVLKQPKRVMEVSFPVKMDDGSVQVFTGYRSQHDDTLGPAKGGIRFHPDVTMDEVKALSMWMTMKCAVVGLPFGGGKGGVKCNPKELSMRELEEITRGFTRAIAPIIGNEKDIPAPDVYTNQQVMAWMVDEFSRVKGYTDYGVVTGKPLTLGGSKGRNEATARGCFITIREALKKLAIPMSEAKIVIQGFGNAGYYLAELMYNAGAKIIGVSDSKGGIYNKDGLDPVALLGIKKEKGSVIYGNGQQLTNEELLELECDVLIPAALENVITEINGGNIKGKIVAEAANGPTTIKGDEILHQRKILVIPDILASAGGVTVSYFEWVQNNMNYYWDEEEVNSKLEKIMVDAFEKVYFMHLNKGVSMRDAAYMVALERIIEGLKYRGI
- a CDS encoding competence type IV pilus major pilin ComGC, translating into MLKNQKGFTLLEVLLVITLVGVILAITVPNVGIGSKKANDELCSSGKLIIEAAIEQYKLVEKVSDFNPDLQGEEDFIDHLIEKGYLKNRISCPNGGTYSYTGGKVQCSVCGEND
- a CDS encoding DUF2062 domain-containing protein; protein product: MLRKFLGKTKDLWKKVNNIKDTPHAIGLGAAVGLGWNFIPSLGIGPFVSVFTAKLFRGSGIAAITVNLGTGIFIPILYSLNMVTGRFLLGRWFTAPEIEKQIQDSIQETIDNIEIIKETPSRFFSLSKVTEFGFEFFLGGLLNAVIFGVILYGLIWLPRFVKQKCFYKKVVKD
- a CDS encoding amidohydrolase; the protein is MLAIVNGKIYTMAGEVLEKGTILVEGTKIKGIGTDLEIPKEAKIIDAAGKVIMPGIIDAHSHIGIFEEGMGFEGADGNEMTNPSTPHLRAIDAINPMDSAFVDAYKGGITTVVSGPGSANVIGGLALAMKTYGKIIDEMVILNPSGLKCAFGENPKRVYNAQKKMPTTRMGTAAIMREELIKAQNYLKKLEKGEKDEDKAPERDLKMESLVKVLKKEIPLRAHAHRADDIVTALRIAEEFDVNITIEHCTEGHLIADYLGKKGVSVIIGPTLTAKPKIELQNLTFETGRVLYEAGVKFAIMTDHPVIPQQYLPICAALAHKDGLPEEEALKAITINAAEIIGVADRVGSLEVGKDADIIILSGHLFDYKTVVEKTIINGEIVYER
- a CDS encoding amidohydrolase, translated to MNARKKALVNGLLYTVKDREPFYGNLLIEGDKIADIGNFPVPEDCDVYDLEGALVFPGFIDPHTHLGIYEQGMGFEGADGNELTSPNTANLFALDAINPSDSGFNDAIKAGITTSFIIPGSGNVIGGVGVVVKNWSEDIILESRVVKNYAGLKAALGENPKRVYSSKKMCPSTRMGTAATLREAFVEALNYQRKLEKGKKDPEKVPERNLKLENILKVINKEMPLRIHAHRADDIATAIRIAQEFDIEMSIEHSSEAHLIVDYVAKFNYPLVVGPSLGVPSKIETKNKTLKSLKILSDAGLTVSITTDHPVLPIYQLIHAAALAVREGLDEYEALKMITINPAKTLGLEHRVGTLEIGKDADIAVYDKHPFNFTAKCLYTFVNGKCAYKS